In Macrobrachium rosenbergii isolate ZJJX-2024 chromosome 48, ASM4041242v1, whole genome shotgun sequence, one DNA window encodes the following:
- the LOC136831770 gene encoding uncharacterized protein, translating to MHSKVALVVLGLAALVAADSFESFERYSYSPPRPRVRFSSGSDESYESSEARYNFDWAVNHPPSRNNFGHQEQRNGGQTQGSYFVHLPDGRLQRVAYGVDGRDGYIAEVTYQGEARFPDSYESFESFESPRYGPPRRSYFDSNESK from the exons ATGCATTCTAAA GTTGCTTTGGTAGTGTTGGGTTTGGCTGCCCTTGTTGCAGCTGACAGCTTCGAAAGCTTCGAGAGATATTCCTACTCTCCACCTAGGCCTAGAGTAAGA TTCTCCTCTGGCTCCGACGAGTCCTACGAATCCAGCGAGGCTCGTTACAACTTCGACTGGGCCGTCAACCACCCACCCTCCCGCAACAACTTCGGACACCAGGAGCAACGCAACGGAGGCCAGACTCAGGGATCCTACTTCGTCCACCTCCCCGACGGCCGCCTGCAGAGGGTCGCCTACGGCGTTGACGGCCGCGACGGATACATCGCCGAAGTGACTTACCAGGGAGAGGCTCGCTTCCCCGACTCATACGAGTCCTTCGAGTCCTTCGAATCCCCCAGGTATGGTCCTCCAAGGAGGTCCTACTTCGACTCCAACGAATCCAAGTAA